A segment of the Bombus huntii isolate Logan2020A chromosome 14, iyBomHunt1.1, whole genome shotgun sequence genome:
AATACGACGGCTAACATAATGCATCTATTGTTGGACGAGAgaactctctctttctcactcTTGTTTACCCTAAGGTAAATTGGCGACGATCGCATATACATAGGCGGTTACATAGAAAACGTTTTAATACTCATTTGCATGCATTCAACCGGCGTACATGGCGCTTATATACGGTGTTTATAGAATCACCGTCTAGACGAGGACGTCTCCTCATCTTGAATAGTCtggtttttttctttttagaagCCCGTAGGTGCGAGCTACAGAATGATTTACGACTGTTTGTCCAATCATCGGGAAAAAATTTGGAACACGGGGTAACGTTCTGGACGCGGAATTCCTCCGGGAATAATTACCTTTGTTAGTCCTCCGATGAAGGAAAACACGTGTTTTCATTATTTCGTAGAGAATGCGGCGTGCGACGGAATTTTAAGAACATGTTTCCGTGGGTGAATAACGAAGCTGTTATTCGTATACGAACTATCTTCTAAGCTGTTATTCGTGCATCAGCTGCTGAATAATCTATCAGTTACTAATATTAGGGAATTTTCAAGTTACGAACCAGTTGAATTCAAGATATCCTTTTTACAATTTCGAGTCAAGTAAAATGATCAAATGGtatgcaattttttaaatcttcaCATCATTTCCAGGGCAAAAATGCAGCATTGTCGTGCTTTATAAACGACGTTACATACGCATTATGCTTATGCAACAGAAATACTTATCTCGGTGAGGCAATGGAATTGAACTTTAACTAGAAATTTCTGACAATTTGCACTGACATACGCAACCGTGACGAATACGTAATTGACGTAATTTCTGTCTCGTTGGTCGAAAAAAGGTGTGAGTCGATGTCGTCCATTTATCGTTCGCACCTATCTTTTTGTCTTCCCGTATTTTGACCAGTCACGAATAACGGAACGCGCGATATTGTCGACATTATGAAGGATTAATCAGCTGTTTTGCTTGTTATCCGTGAACGTGCGAAATTTTGTATACCACTAATTATGTAAATCTGGATAATTCCCTCGTTTTTTAACCAATGTCTTGAAGAACGAAGATTTTACCGCAGTTTACAAAGTTCTCGCGAAATATAACGCGATTGCGTAATAACTGAACCGTGTAGAAAGTGACAAAAGTGTTCTTGGCAAGGAAATTCTCACGACTCGGAAGAGGTAGTCTGCAACAAGGTGTATAAAGCTGATGGAATGGCCGGTGCACCATGTTACACGCGTCTCAGCTgtataattaaggaaattAACGTGACACGATCAGAGATAGCTCTCGTCCATTAAGCAGATCCCACTCGTACTGGAAAAGATCCCATACAACTGAAAGAAGAAACGCAATCGGTATATAGTCTCGAAACGAACTTTCTTCGTGGATACGTCATACTTTGACAGTCGTAATATCTATTTCCTTGGCTTCGCACCTGTCTACCTTAAGGCCATCACACGTATACTTACCGGTTGAATGTGGTCGTACAGGGAAACCATCGTGTTGTTCCTCTTCTTGGTCGAACGATCGATGAATCCGATATGTGGTAAAGTGATATCTTAACAAGAATTCTAGACGAACGATAATCGAGTATAAAGTACTAATAATGACACTGGTCGATACTCGAAGCTACGCTAAAGTCGATCATCCGTGCCTTTACATGCGATAAGCgacgaaaatttattaaaaaaaaagaaaaagaaaaaggaaggaaccacgtcgaagaaagaaatatcatataattatttaagagATTAACGGATTCCTTTTCATACAGCCTGTATCTGGGaatttatgtttaataataatgttagAATAAGTTGAAAAGCGTGTAATTTAATTGAAGTATATTTTCTCGTCCACCTCCTCGtatttattacattaataGTTATCGGGTTCTTGCGCCGTCACTCTGATAATCGTTCCGTTGACAACCTCGAAGGAACTTGCTTAATAGCGCGCTTATAAAACCGGATTGGTTTTTCTCTTAATCGTAAGGTCCcataattatgtaattatacCTTTTTTCACCTTGCCTACGGTTCAATGGCTGTTACAGTAGCCACCACAACATACCGAGGTTCAACATTAAAGCATCAAGTAGCGGGATTGATTGATGCAGTGACACTCAGCTCAGTGACACACtgtgttctatctttttaaataaatacccGCGTTAACACCTGACCGATTTATGTTGATTTATTTATCAACTCATTAATTATATGCTTAACGTTATAGAAATTGGATAATGCGACGTCCGCGATGATTAGTGCGCATCACGCGAGCGAGAATCACGCAACGGTGTCGAAGAGATATTTAGAGTTACGAGAATTAGAAGAAGAAACGCATACATACGAAAAGACAGAATTGAGATAACAGAAAATAATCCACGAGAAGAACGTCTTCCCAATTCCTGGAATAAGGATTCTAGGACTATAAGAAACATATGCTAGTAGTCTGAGGACTTGATAGGGTGGAGTTGAACCGCAACACTGTAGAAAACGTGACATGATATCCGCAAGCTATATTGCATATATACACGTAACTGCACACGATAGATACTGAACACATGCGTGTGTTCAAGGTAAATGTGTTCATACCGTTACTTCCGGTCTCCGATACCATAGATGTATTAGGATATGCAATCAACGATGTATCACTTTGTAGTACATGTACCGCTTTCCGTACCATAGAACTTCATTTAAAATGTCTTACTAACGATTCTAGCTTTAGCAAAGATCGCTAAAATAACGAAGAAAGTATCTAACGTCTCAAATAATTCTGCTTGTacttaacaaataaaatatcacgCTTATGAATGAATTATATCGTCgattgaaagaaataattatgtttcagctTCGTTCAGGAATTCGCTTCACCGCCAGCTGATGGGATAACTTTGTTACTTGAGACACTTCGCGGTGTTCAGTTGGCCCAAAGCTCACCACCGTCTTCCGGTCACACGGGTCCAAGAGTGGGTACCAGAAGAGCTGCACTGGACGAGTTGGGTTGCGTCGAATGTCTGGCTGCCTGCACCGAACGATGCACCGACGCACCGAGGCTCCTAGTGCAAGCCCAACCCGGTCTTCTTGCTCTGGCAGTTTGTCTGACTAGTAGCTTGAACCGGTCCCGAGTCCTAGCTCTCCAGGTAACAATCGTCACTTCCGTTCCAAGCACCGCGGTACTGTTAATCAAAAACGAATTCAGTTGGAGTCGTACGTGTGGTATATTTCACATATCGCGTACTTCTCTCAGAACATAATTCTTGCATATCTTCCTATCATCTCACAATACATGTATCTTATATCAACGTCACATAACGTTAACAAGTGTTAACAGTTCGAAAGTTGGAcactttatttatttgaacCGATTTGTTCGCCGCAATTTTCGCTTAGGTTTGATCTCGGAGTCaagtatacatatgtatatagataataattatatctttagttttcgccgagtgctttatcGCGTGCCTTTATCGTGCGCTTTTATCGCCTTCTGACCGTTTAGCGAATAGATTCGCGTGCAATCTCCTCTAAAACGTACTACTAACCAGCGCAATAAAGTTGGCATCCGAGCTGTGACGGAATGCGCGATTAACAGgagaggaaaaataaaaagcgaACCCAATGGGGATAGAGTGGGTCAGGCTTCTGGCACTTGGCAAGATGATCGTCTCTTATGTACTATATCTGACCCATTCAGATAATCGTAAACGCGCGTATCCAGCAAACTCGGTCCACTTGACGGCTGGGGCCCCGTTATTTCGAGAGTGTACGCCGTCGAGAACCAGTTTTTATCGTCTATCCAAACGTTATTCGGCCGGCTTCATTTGCAACCTCATACACGCCCCTATACTCTCCGCTACTTTTTATTTCCTCCACCGTCCGAGGAAGTGCACCTTGCCAAGCATCGCGGTTACGATCAGATGTTGACTAACCGAACTGGATAATTACTTCCACAGCACGTGATCACAGAGTTACGGCACAGCGAGAATATAATGAGAATAAAGAGATCGTTATCCCGTCGGTGAGGAACTGTCGACGGGATTCAGCTGCCGACCAATGCTACGAAAACTCGCGATTCTTATTTTCCATCATACGTAACTATTAATTACGTGCTGGTTCTAATTTCATTCTCACAAGAAATTTAGTTTGCGTAACTCTCGATCGCGATAGACGAGGGGAACGAGCTGCTGTTTAAGCGGCAGGCTCAAGAATTTATTACAAGTTTCTCTAAGATTGTTTGCTTCTTCCAGTTACTGACAAAGGTCTGTCAGACACCGGGTGGTCACGCAGTGGTCTCGGAAGCTGTATCTACTCTTAGGCTGAAATATGGCGAGGGTGGAAGATTCCGTTTCCTCGCTGGAGCTCTCCTGGCTCCCAGAGCAGCGATTGCACTGAGAGTCGCAGGAGTTTCATTCCTGAACGCCTTCCTAAAATCTGCATCGCGGACGCAAACCAGATTGTACATTCAGGTAACGTATATCGATCGAAAACTGATAGTTCCTTAGGGAATTTCTACGATTAGGAATTAGAAATTGCACTCGAGAATCTTTGACGATATTTTCACGATTTCCATGACGAATAACCGGTTGGTCTGTTCGTCATTAGGCTGAAGCCTGCGAAGCTGGACTGGAGCCGCAGGTCCTTCAAGAATGGCTGAAAGAATTGGACGGCAGGGAGGAGGACGCTTTGAACGATCTTCTACATAAGGAAGTTCAGAAATGGTCGCACAACTGCGTGGACGTGGACGCCCTACAGCGACGAGTTGTACGTGCCGAGGAAACTTGTAGGATTCTCAGTAAAAAAGTTTCGGCTCTGCAGACGCAACTTCAGCAAATGCAATTGGAGAAGTTGAACAATTACAACCTGGAGGATCGTGAGAAGATGACAGTGCTTGGTACGAAACAGTCGCCGAAAATGTCCTCGAACGCCGAGGACGAAGGCATCAGCTCGTCAGAGAGATCGAGTAGTCCAGAGAATACGAAACACCAGTCGCGAACCAATCATCAGAAAGTCAGCGCGTCTCCGGACAACGATCAGGAAACGACGATAGACGACGTGATCGAGGAACTGAGGATTATCGTGAAGGACGCGGAACAAGAGATCGGTGACAAGAACCACGAACAGAATCGGATAGATCATGGGGATCAGGACTTTTATAACGAGAATTCTTCCAAAACGAAGTTACATAGAACTAATTCGAAGGTTTCGTTAAATAattccgaaacgtacgtttacgAAAAAGTCTTGAAGAGAGATCATCAAACGGACACGAAGATTTTGAAGTCTAACACCGGTTCTAACGTGTCCCAAAGCGTGATCAAAGGTGAACAGGTGACTTACTTTGGTAATGATCGGGATTACAGTACAGATTCCAGTGGTGGCAGGAGATTGAACGGTGAAACACGCAGAGTTTCGAAATCTTCCGTGGAAGGAAGCGTGAAGATCGTTGTAAAGGGACCTGACGTGGAAGAAGCAATCGTTCCGACTATTCTACATCCCCAACCGCCTAGAAAATCACCGCCTTGTTTGTCGGCCATCATGGCAGTGAGGCACTGTGACTTTATCGACCAGGAAGAGGCGTTCAATTCTCACGATGAAGATATCGAAGACGAAACACTGGGTGATGGTAGCGATTCCCTTCTCAGTGCCTCTCGGCTGAAATATAATGGCAAGAATCAAGCGTACGAGGAACAAATCAAAAACACCGAGGTCGATCATTTCCAAAAGCAGTGCAACcggaaagaaacagaaaatacCAGTGATCGTAAGATGAAGAAAAGCTTCGACGATCTCCGGTGTTTCAgtgaaaacgaaataaaagagaaaaaaacgaTCAGGAACTACGAGACATCGTGCAATACGAAGAACAAAACGACGAACGAGACGAAATCGAGTAATAGACAAACAGACGGAATTTCCCACAGACATAGTTCGAAATATAGAAGCGAGGTAGAAAAGAGGAAACTTCTTCGTAGATCTGCGAGTCACGATTATCTCGAATCGAGTGCTTCCAGCCCACGATCGAAAAGATCCAGTAAAAGTAGAGTAGAGAATCACATTAGAAAGTTTGAGAGCCTGAACTCTTTCGACGAGCATCGAAGTCTCCAGAGTTACGGAAGACCCGGCAGCTCGGAGAATTTAAGCAAACAGGAGCAGTTTTTCGGAGAAGGAAACTCGAGAAGTAGGATGCGCAGATCAGAGTCGTTCCATCACGTATCTCATATCGCTAGAAAGGATCAGTGCTCGTCACAAGGAGGAAGTGACAGTGGATTGTTCTATGTTACGGACTTCAACCTTGAACCTCTGGTAACGCGGAGACCCAGATCCATCGAGGCTCCAAAATCTCCCAATCTACTAACCAAATCTTTGGATAGGATCGACGAAGGTCTAGACTCGATGATCGATATTGTAATCATGGAGGAGAAAACTCAATGGAGTTCTAGTAAATATCAATCCAAGACGAAAAAGTGTCGAGAAGAAAGGGCACTTGTTAGATCGAAGTCAAGTAGATTAGAAGACTCGAAAAGTTGCTTCGAACTGACATCCAAAGGCAGGAAGGAAGAATCGAAGAGTAAACATCTAAAAAGCGATGAATTTTATTCCGGGCATGTGAGCAATAAGCAATTAAGAAGTGACGAGCTGTACGAGGAACAGAGAAATCGAGAATGGAACGAGCTTAATTCTTCCAGGAAAAACGAATTAGATCTTGACTGTACTCCAATGATACTGATGAAGAATGGCGTGAGACATAATTCATTCTGTCAGAATGAGAATATTGGTAACAGGTTCTTGAATAAATCGATGGATTCCGGGATCTTCGCTGGACGAACTTACGACACATTTGGATTAGGGAAAAATCGGTTTAATGCTGGGAAATATTCGGGAAATCAACAGATGAAAGAAAGTCCAATTGGAAGAAGAAACACTACTTCCTCTGCAGGTGGAAATCGTGGAAAAGTCACTGATGTTGTTTCAGGGCTTTATTAAAACTATTTGAGTGTATTCAAATTTCCTGATTCTGCTCATATGCTCACAGAAGATATTGTATTATAGATTGGAATATATTCTTGTACAGATTTGAGAGAGTTATCAAGAAGCTTTAAGCGATTTTTgcttaatatttcataaacgTTTCGTATTTCTTTTCTCACACTCGTTACACGACGGCATCGaaattaaaacgtaatatcgttgtttgtaatatttatcttaATTTTCAATTCAGCCAACACGCGACTCCAATGTTGCTACGTATTATTGGCCAATTGACAATCTAATTTATATTGTAATTAATACTGTTGATAAATCTGGTAAACATGTACGTTTCAGTATGAAAATAAGTATTTTGGTGATGGAGCGATTACACGATTTTAGTAGACGGTGTGCAAtatattctttctttcaaataagtatgtatctttgtaattaattaattgcgTTAAAGAAAAGACTGTAATTTATAAACGTTTACATAGGAGTgtacaaattataacacataaatatttacgcaatatattatttatttcttattggTATAACAAGTGTAAAAAAGGCAGAGATATAACATACTTCATTTATGTATCGTCAACATGAAATCGTCaaacatttcattttctgtaatttaatttaataatactgAAAATTATCCAACAACGTCCTGCGATGTGTATGCCACTACTCTAATGAAGTGCAAAAGTAAAATGCTTATTTAATCAATTTGAATTTCACTTCTTAAAAAGAGTTGAAAGCAAAGTTtaaaaagttgaaaatattctttactaTTTAACTAGCTGTAGCATGTAACAATGTAGTTGTAACTTCATTAAGCTCATGGCATGAACGACTACTTCGGTGAATGATTTCAGGACTACTTAACATTAATGGTTCGTGCGACTTATCTCGTGTTATTTCCAACAGTTGTTGCGAtgttttttctaaaaatagaaaacaattaaaaaatataaattttcgtcCGATCATCTTATCTATATTAAGGtggatatatttata
Coding sequences within it:
- the LOC126873282 gene encoding uncharacterized protein LOC126873282 isoform X1, encoding MGNTRSQPCQRSKSLYLFYLIHRTWSIVTDHRKEHGRSDDADRESDLSSRCSGCNTCDYGQDSLTFDSETDMAPNAEEELLVVKPWGPQPEKERLRPPTYNAEDYAIALRRWGRRPLGSVQDSHGTLPSTTSSSSGYASGSGEMTLRQFTSVSELLNKLRADLRLAFPSFVQEFASPPADGITLLLETLRGVQLAQSSPPSSGHTGPRVGTRRAALDELGCVECLAACTERCTDAPRLLVQAQPGLLALAVCLTSSLNRSRVLALQLLTKVCQTPGGHAVVSEAVSTLRLKYGEGGRFRFLAGALLAPRAAIALRVAGVSFLNAFLKSASRTQTRLYIQAEACEAGLEPQVLQEWLKELDGREEDALNDLLHKEVQKWSHNCVDVDALQRRVVRAEETCRILSKKVSALQTQLQQMQLEKLNNYNLEDREKMTVLGTKQSPKMSSNAEDEGISSSERSSSPENTKHQSRTNHQKVSASPDNDQETTIDDVIEELRIIVKDAEQEIGDKNHEQNRIDHGDQDFYNENSSKTKLHRTNSKVSLNNSETYVYEKVLKRDHQTDTKILKSNTGSNVSQSVIKGEQVTYFGNDRDYSTDSSGGRRLNGETRRVSKSSVEGSVKIVVKGPDVEEAIVPTILHPQPPRKSPPCLSAIMAVRHCDFIDQEEAFNSHDEDIEDETLGDGSDSLLSASRLKYNGKNQAYEEQIKNTEVDHFQKQCNRKETENTSDRKMKKSFDDLRCFSENEIKEKKTIRNYETSCNTKNKTTNETKSSNRQTDGISHRHSSKYRSEVEKRKLLRRSASHDYLESSASSPRSKRSSKSRVENHIRKFESLNSFDEHRSLQSYGRPGSSENLSKQEQFFGEGNSRSRMRRSESFHHVSHIARKDQCSSQGGSDSGLFYVTDFNLEPLVTRRPRSIEAPKSPNLLTKSLDRIDEGLDSMIDIVIMEEKTQWSSSKYQSKTKKCREERALVRSKSSRLEDSKSCFELTSKGRKEESKSKHLKSDEFYSGHVSNKQLRSDELYEEQRNREWNELNSSRKNELDLDCTPMILMKNGVRHNSFCQNENIGNRFLNKSMDSGIFAGRTYDTFGLGKNRFNAGKYSGNQQMKESPIGRRNTTSSAGGNRGKVTDVVSGLY
- the LOC126873282 gene encoding uncharacterized protein LOC126873282 isoform X2, giving the protein MAPNAEEELLVVKPWGPQPEKERLRPPTYNAEDYAIALRRWGRRPLGSVQDSHGTLPSTTSSSSGYASGSGEMTLRQFTSVSELLNKLRADLRLAFPSFVQEFASPPADGITLLLETLRGVQLAQSSPPSSGHTGPRVGTRRAALDELGCVECLAACTERCTDAPRLLVQAQPGLLALAVCLTSSLNRSRVLALQLLTKVCQTPGGHAVVSEAVSTLRLKYGEGGRFRFLAGALLAPRAAIALRVAGVSFLNAFLKSASRTQTRLYIQAEACEAGLEPQVLQEWLKELDGREEDALNDLLHKEVQKWSHNCVDVDALQRRVVRAEETCRILSKKVSALQTQLQQMQLEKLNNYNLEDREKMTVLGTKQSPKMSSNAEDEGISSSERSSSPENTKHQSRTNHQKVSASPDNDQETTIDDVIEELRIIVKDAEQEIGDKNHEQNRIDHGDQDFYNENSSKTKLHRTNSKVSLNNSETYVYEKVLKRDHQTDTKILKSNTGSNVSQSVIKGEQVTYFGNDRDYSTDSSGGRRLNGETRRVSKSSVEGSVKIVVKGPDVEEAIVPTILHPQPPRKSPPCLSAIMAVRHCDFIDQEEAFNSHDEDIEDETLGDGSDSLLSASRLKYNGKNQAYEEQIKNTEVDHFQKQCNRKETENTSDRKMKKSFDDLRCFSENEIKEKKTIRNYETSCNTKNKTTNETKSSNRQTDGISHRHSSKYRSEVEKRKLLRRSASHDYLESSASSPRSKRSSKSRVENHIRKFESLNSFDEHRSLQSYGRPGSSENLSKQEQFFGEGNSRSRMRRSESFHHVSHIARKDQCSSQGGSDSGLFYVTDFNLEPLVTRRPRSIEAPKSPNLLTKSLDRIDEGLDSMIDIVIMEEKTQWSSSKYQSKTKKCREERALVRSKSSRLEDSKSCFELTSKGRKEESKSKHLKSDEFYSGHVSNKQLRSDELYEEQRNREWNELNSSRKNELDLDCTPMILMKNGVRHNSFCQNENIGNRFLNKSMDSGIFAGRTYDTFGLGKNRFNAGKYSGNQQMKESPIGRRNTTSSAGGNRGKVTDVVSGLY